The Verrucomicrobiota bacterium DNA window GCTAATCTTGAAACAGTCCAAGGCAAAGGCCGACGAGCTTGCCAAGCTCTTTGAGATTGAGCAGGAACGATTGAAGATGTGTGGCGAAGCCGCCAAGGCGCAGCTTGCCGCGCAGGAAGCGAAAGTCGCACAACTCCGTGGCCAGCGCGACTTGAAGCAACGTCAAGTGGACGGGCTTAAAATTCGCGCCGGCATGGACGGTGTTTTGCAACGGCTCGGCGACCTCACCAATCCGCTGCAGGTCGGCCAGCAAATGGCGGCGGGTGCGATCATTGCCCGTGTCGCCAACCCTGCGAAGTTGAAGGCCGCGATCAAAATCGCGGAAACACAGGCCAAGGATATTCAAATCGATCAATTGGCTGAGATCGACACGCGCAACGGCGTCATTCCCGGCCACGTCCTTCGCGTTGATCCAGCCGTTGAGAATGGCACGGTGACGGTGGATGTGGGTTTGGACGCGCCGCTGCCGAAAGGTGCGCGGCCCGATTTGAGCGTCGATGGGACCATTCAACTGGAGCGATTGAATGACGTGATGTATGTTGGAAGACCAGTGCAAGCTCCGCCGGACAGCACGGTGGGGTTGTTCAAGGTGGTGGAAGGCGGCAAAGCGGCGATCCGGGTGTCGGTGAAGCTGGGCCGTGGTTCGGTGAGCGCCATTGAAATCGCACAAGGATTACAAGTCGGCGATCAAGTAATCCTGTCCGACATGTCGCAGTGGGACCGGTTCGAGCGCGTGCGGTTGAAGTGAGACTATGTTGACGGTGGCGGTGGCAGTCGAGGAGTTGATCGCGTGGGCATCGCAAACTTACAACACATCAATCGAATGGCTCGTCATCCAGATGGCAAGCTGCTGGAATCGAGCCTTCAACGTGGTCGTCAACTGCTCGAAGAAGCGCCGATTCTCGGGAGTGTCCTCAACATCTAGCCCGACTTGGCGGATTCGAGGGAGTAAAATGCGCAAGTGCTTGAAAGTCAGCGCACGCATTTCCTAGGTCTTCACTACAGACCCGGTTTGGCCAGGGGGTTGGGAGCGGTGATTTTGGGCGGCGGTTGGGGCGGTAACTCCAGCTTCAATCTTTGCAGGAGTAGTTGCACGTCAGTCTCCGGTTGCGTGTAACGACTCAAGACCACCGTGCGCTCATCGGTCGTGGGCAGATGCACGTCGAGCATTTGCATCGTGGCAAGCTTTTCCAGCACGGCGCGCGGCGTCAGTCCGGGCGCCAGGTCGCGCAAACGGCGGCGCAAGGTGACATGCAAACAGTAAGCCAGAAAGGAAATGAAAATGTGCGCTTCGATCCGGTGCTCCAGTTGATGATGAATGGGACGCAGGGCCAGGTCGTCTTTGAGATTTTTGAAGGCGGCTTCCACCTCGGTGAGCTGGATGTAAAACTGCCATAGTTCTTCGGCGGAACGTCCGCGGGTGATATTGCTGCGCAACAAATAGCGGCCTTCTCGTTGGCGCGCCGGCCGCAGTTGGTCTTTGCGCAGGGGGAAGGAAAGCTGCGCCGCTCCGGCGGCCACGGCCGTCTGGATCAAACGCGCGCCCACCGGATAATCGTGCAGCGCGGCGCCCAGTTTCTTGAGCCACTCATCGCGCTGGAGTTTCATCTTCTGCAATTGGTGGAGCCGTTGCCAGAGTCCCTTGAGTTGGCGGCGGCGCATGGCCCGTTCTTTGTTCACCCGGTCTTGGCTCTGGGCCAGCACATACAACTCCTGACCTTCGACCAGCAGTTTGACGGACATCCCAGCGCGTGCCCTTGCGGCTGGGCGGCAGGCGCGCGGCCCAAAACCGATCCAGCCCCACTTGCTCCCAAAGTTGGCCGGCCAGCCAGCACGCGCCCCACTGCCGGGGCCGATGCAGCGAGAGTTGGCTCAGCCGAATCCGCACGATGTCGGGATCGGCCACCGCGCCGATCCGATCCTCGGGAAACAACGCCACCGTGCGCGACCGGGCCTGACCCTCCTCGAAAATCTCGATGGTCTTGCGCCAGGCCACTTGCTGACGGTCGTTGATCTCCCCCAGGTAAAGTGCGTGCCGCTGAACCACGCGACCGCCGGCCAGCCGCCGGTTTTCCACCAGACTGTAGTAGCGATGTTCCTTGCCGTTTTTCTTTCGCGTCGTGTAGCGCAAAAACATAACGGCGGTTGATTATGCACACTTCCTTGGGCATGGGAATAGGGTAGGTCTTCACTACAGGCAGTTTGGTCCTTTCGGAGACTGGCCTCCTCAGCAAATCAAGCCCTTGTGTCACGAAAAAAGTTGCACCGCAGGTTGAATCCGCCAAGTCGGGCTAATGTTGATCTGCGCAGATTCGACAAGGCCTGTTCTCAAATGTTGATGACACAGGAAATCCGTGTTCATCGGTGTTCATCCGTGGTTGAATCCCTTCTATGAATTCGAAGTTCATGCGCGAAGCCATCCGCATCTCGCTCGAAAAGATGCGACGCAATCACGGCGGGCCTTTCGGCGCGGTCGTGGTGAGAAAAAACAACATCGTCGGGCGCGGCTGGAATCGTGTCACCTCGACGAATGATCCCACTGCCCATGCCGAGATCGTGGCGATCCGCGACGCTTGCCGTCGGTTGAAAACGTTTCACCTCAACGATTGCGAACTCTACACCAGTTGCGAGCCATGCCCGATGTGTCTCTCCGCGATTTACTGGGCGCGCATCCGGAACGTTTACTATGCCAATACGCGCAGGGACGCGGCCAAGATCGAGTTCGCCGATGATTTTCTTTATCGTGAAATCGTCCAACCAGTTTCACGTCGAAAGATTCCGATGAAACAACTGCTGCGAGGGAAGGCGATGAAGGTTTTTGCCGAGTGGAGCGCCAAGGCGGACAAGATTCGGTATTGACGAACTTGGTCTGGTGCTGCGGCGTTCAGCTTCGGGCATGGCTGAAAATGCGCGTCACCTCGGCTTCCGCTCGTGCCTCCGTCCAGTCGGGATGCTGCGACTTGAGCCACGCCGATTTCATTCGCC harbors:
- a CDS encoding HlyD family efflux transporter periplasmic adaptor subunit, whose amino-acid sequence is MDVPISPAVRKRRQTRRWFIGLAVGLVLALVTLGLSRLQPAAPLVENAFTDTVKRGELLRQVRGNGSLVPEEIRWIPTINAGRVESILVLPGARVKVDTVLVELANPEAEQAGFDAASQVKAAEADMANLRVQLDSQKLTQQAAVASAQANSSAANLDLEVNEDLARSGLVPALILKQSKAKADELAKLFEIEQERLKMCGEAAKAQLAAQEAKVAQLRGQRDLKQRQVDGLKIRAGMDGVLQRLGDLTNPLQVGQQMAAGAIIARVANPAKLKAAIKIAETQAKDIQIDQLAEIDTRNGVIPGHVLRVDPAVENGTVTVDVGLDAPLPKGARPDLSVDGTIQLERLNDVMYVGRPVQAPPDSTVGLFKVVEGGKAAIRVSVKLGRGSVSAIEIAQGLQVGDQVILSDMSQWDRFERVRLK
- a CDS encoding nucleoside deaminase yields the protein MNSKFMREAIRISLEKMRRNHGGPFGAVVVRKNNIVGRGWNRVTSTNDPTAHAEIVAIRDACRRLKTFHLNDCELYTSCEPCPMCLSAIYWARIRNVYYANTRRDAAKIEFADDFLYREIVQPVSRRKIPMKQLLRGKAMKVFAEWSAKADKIRY